The following proteins are co-located in the Brevibacillus laterosporus DSM 25 genome:
- a CDS encoding energy-coupling factor transporter transmembrane component T family protein: protein MKTLSLYVPKDTVIHQIDPITKLFYIVFAILVPIILPSLYTALIGMLVSFLILLIGKVFRRALAVISFVGFVLVTIVLIQGFFYVKNETVLFQIGSWMFYQEGLLYALGICFRALNIVGAFLILVLTTKPSDLIESLVRKGLSPRFGYVLSSVFQIIPQMMTTMETITDAQRSRGMETQGGLLARMKAFVPLIGPVVLSSLIDTKERSLALQVRGFNVSGPKTFLQEETQYAHGKMLRALMGVCIVIAIVWRVIG from the coding sequence ATGAAAACATTGAGTCTATATGTTCCAAAGGATACGGTAATACACCAGATTGATCCGATTACTAAGCTTTTCTATATTGTTTTTGCTATATTGGTACCAATCATTTTACCGTCTTTGTACACTGCTTTGATTGGTATGCTCGTTAGCTTCCTTATTTTATTGATTGGCAAGGTGTTCAGGCGTGCTTTGGCAGTCATTAGCTTTGTTGGATTTGTACTGGTAACCATTGTTCTTATCCAAGGATTTTTTTATGTGAAAAATGAAACGGTGCTTTTTCAAATAGGCTCTTGGATGTTTTATCAGGAAGGCTTACTATATGCTCTGGGTATTTGTTTTCGTGCCCTTAATATTGTAGGAGCTTTTCTCATTCTGGTATTAACTACTAAGCCGTCGGATTTAATTGAATCACTCGTCCGAAAAGGTTTGTCACCTCGCTTCGGATATGTGTTAAGCTCTGTATTTCAAATTATCCCACAAATGATGACAACAATGGAAACGATTACAGATGCACAGCGATCGCGCGGGATGGAGACACAAGGGGGCTTGTTGGCCAGAATGAAAGCATTTGTTCCGCTAATCGGTCCGGTTGTATTAAGCTCGCTCATAGATACGAAGGAACGGAGTCTTGCTTTACAGGTTCGCGGGTTTAATGTATCGGGTCCCAAGACGTTTCTACAAGAAGAAACACAATATGCACATGGAAAAATGTTACGAGCACTTATGGGAGTATGCATAGTGATTGCGATTGTTTGGAGGGTTATCGGATGA
- a CDS encoding tetratricopeptide repeat protein produces the protein MSDFIEFQNEDGQSMQLSREDFQNKIIPKYMDLYWNENEKLREFAMELVRQEFPEHASKAADRLLELYGPIEPAMIFRSIVHMQLGEFPQAQKLLHETIDQYPESATAHLNLARLYAQGGEEHTAGLLLQKSLLIDPNQDNGLEWLTNSFMEAGKKEELYQYLTELGNREGAWRPHYVLALVALKEGDLLTAMNMFKETLDKVNGHEEIVMNVTGELGQAGYVYQLIQISEQYWKPSFERPYAGFNYINALLQTDETKKAIDVLKELVEHTREEFKPAVQEYVDRLPQELLEAHQADEKNSAATNGETKKPWWKVW, from the coding sequence ATGTCAGATTTTATCGAATTTCAAAATGAAGATGGACAGAGTATGCAGTTATCCCGCGAGGATTTTCAAAATAAAATAATTCCGAAGTATATGGATCTTTACTGGAATGAGAATGAAAAATTACGAGAGTTCGCTATGGAACTGGTACGTCAAGAATTTCCTGAACATGCTTCCAAAGCAGCGGATCGTTTATTGGAATTGTATGGTCCCATTGAACCAGCAATGATTTTCCGTTCCATTGTACATATGCAATTGGGGGAATTTCCTCAAGCACAGAAGCTATTGCATGAAACAATTGATCAATACCCAGAATCAGCTACCGCTCATCTTAACCTAGCCCGCCTGTATGCACAGGGAGGGGAAGAGCATACAGCTGGTTTGCTGTTGCAAAAGTCATTACTTATTGATCCAAACCAAGATAATGGGTTAGAATGGTTGACCAATTCCTTTATGGAGGCAGGAAAAAAAGAAGAACTATATCAATATTTAACAGAACTTGGAAATCGAGAAGGTGCATGGCGTCCGCATTATGTGTTAGCACTTGTCGCATTAAAGGAAGGCGACCTCTTGACTGCTATGAACATGTTTAAAGAAACACTAGATAAAGTGAACGGTCATGAAGAAATTGTAATGAACGTGACAGGGGAACTAGGACAAGCAGGGTACGTTTATCAGCTGATCCAAATTAGCGAGCAATATTGGAAACCAAGCTTTGAGCGACCATATGCCGGCTTTAATTATATCAATGCGCTCTTGCAAACCGATGAGACAAAAAAAGCGATTGATGTCCTAAAAGAATTAGTTGAACATACGCGTGAAGAGTTTAAACCAGCGGTACAAGAGTACGTGGACAGATTGCCACAGGAACTGCTAGAAGCACACCAAGCAGATGAGAAAAATTCAGCAGCTACCAACGGAGAAACAAAGAAACCTTGGTGGAAAGTTTGGTAA
- a CDS encoding PadR family transcriptional regulator yields the protein MKINKELMKGSTVILILTLLDRKEMYGYEIAKEIEKNSDGIFTLKEGTMYPILHTLESNTFVKSYWKEYDGRKRKYYRITDEGRAHLKDKKKEWHVFRTTVDRIVGEE from the coding sequence ATGAAAATAAACAAAGAATTAATGAAAGGAAGTACCGTTATCTTGATATTGACTCTTCTGGATAGAAAGGAAATGTACGGGTATGAAATAGCTAAAGAGATTGAGAAGAATTCAGATGGTATTTTCACCTTAAAAGAAGGGACTATGTATCCGATCCTTCACACTTTAGAGAGTAATACTTTTGTTAAATCCTATTGGAAAGAGTATGACGGCCGGAAAAGAAAATACTATCGCATTACTGATGAAGGCCGAGCACATTTAAAAGATAAGAAAAAGGAATGGCACGTGTTCCGTACCACTGTAGATCGGATTGTAGGGGAGGAATAA
- a CDS encoding GNAT family N-acetyltransferase produces MDNDQKYYKHVILTNLIAKVSFIANNVAEMSVKNTENYVKTDCGLPADTFNIIVLRNNHLNQSEADEVKLEIHQFHTKKFPMAFWYWEDDHDLSHILEGTGLVEAEMNVAMVANLEQLEPVVLIPEGFVIREISTAEDIVQFGEILASLFGTSQESISVRSYYEQLSSYPQLLTEKMKLYLGEYKGEIVSIGSLIFTKESVGIYDIATRSEYRGKGFGSAMFNFLVEEAKKQKIPLCVLQASPDGINIYKKSGFQSVGQIKVFENRHLVD; encoded by the coding sequence ATGGATAACGATCAAAAATATTACAAGCATGTAATTTTGACAAATTTGATTGCCAAAGTTTCATTTATAGCAAATAACGTAGCTGAAATGTCAGTTAAAAATACTGAAAATTACGTCAAAACAGATTGTGGTCTTCCCGCAGATACGTTTAACATTATCGTGTTACGAAATAATCATCTCAACCAATCGGAGGCAGACGAGGTAAAATTAGAGATACATCAATTTCATACAAAGAAATTCCCAATGGCGTTTTGGTATTGGGAGGATGACCACGATTTGAGTCATATACTGGAAGGTACTGGATTAGTAGAAGCCGAAATGAATGTGGCAATGGTAGCAAATTTAGAACAATTAGAACCAGTTGTATTGATACCCGAGGGCTTTGTCATAAGGGAGATATCAACCGCTGAAGACATCGTACAATTTGGCGAAATACTTGCCTCTTTGTTTGGTACATCACAAGAATCCATCTCGGTACGCTCTTATTATGAACAGCTCTCCTCCTATCCACAATTACTTACAGAAAAGATGAAGCTCTACCTTGGTGAGTACAAAGGTGAAATTGTATCAATTGGATCTTTAATTTTCACAAAAGAGAGTGTTGGTATCTACGATATTGCTACAAGATCAGAATACAGAGGAAAAGGCTTTGGATCGGCAATGTTTAATTTTCTTGTCGAAGAAGCAAAGAAACAAAAGATTCCTCTGTGTGTTCTACAAGCCTCTCCTGATGGAATCAATATCTATAAAAAATCTGGCTTTCAATCCGTCGGTCAGATAAAAGTTTTTGAGAATAGGCATTTAGTTGATTAA
- a CDS encoding DUF4180 domain-containing protein: MEIKVNQNGDSKVAIISSDSIIINNVNDALDVMANVRYNNGCEKMLVRKEHLTEDFFNLRTGFAGEVLQKYTNYKMKIAIVGEFESYNSKSLNDFIYECNKGKQVFFKPTEEEALEALHGINT, from the coding sequence ATGGAAATTAAGGTGAATCAAAATGGCGATTCAAAAGTTGCCATTATATCAAGCGATAGCATCATTATTAATAACGTAAACGACGCTTTGGATGTAATGGCAAATGTCCGATATAATAATGGATGCGAGAAAATGCTGGTGAGAAAAGAGCATCTGACTGAAGATTTCTTTAATTTGAGAACAGGTTTTGCGGGTGAGGTTTTACAAAAGTATACGAATTATAAAATGAAGATTGCAATTGTTGGTGAGTTTGAATCCTATAACAGCAAAAGTTTGAACGACTTTATTTACGAATGCAACAAAGGAAAACAGGTATTTTTCAAACCGACAGAAGAGGAAGCATTGGAAGCATTGCATGGTATAAATACGTAA
- a CDS encoding energy-coupling factor ABC transporter ATP-binding protein has product MIKLKDVRFGYQSGQEVLKGISLAFDQRTTAIIGQNGAGKTTLVKLLKGLLQPTAGDICIGEVNTKTATVAQLAGTIGLVFQNPHDQIFKRTVLDEVMFGPLQLKVDVQTAKQRTKEALQLVGLWDRHAENPHDLGLSEKKLITIASVVAMNTDVIILDEPTIAQDDAGKRRIAEIIKQLKQEGKLVLAILHDMDFVAAHFERTIVLNQGQVLIDADTRHVFSHQELLQRAGLDTPYVTQLGKEWGEVETILTAEELIERWSKKG; this is encoded by the coding sequence ATGATTAAACTAAAGGATGTTCGTTTTGGTTATCAAAGTGGACAGGAAGTACTAAAAGGAATATCACTTGCTTTTGACCAACGCACAACGGCTATTATTGGTCAGAATGGTGCTGGGAAAACGACCTTAGTCAAGCTATTAAAAGGCTTATTGCAACCAACAGCAGGTGACATTTGTATTGGAGAGGTTAATACCAAAACAGCGACTGTAGCACAGCTTGCTGGTACAATTGGGCTCGTCTTTCAAAATCCACATGATCAGATTTTTAAAAGAACAGTATTAGATGAAGTGATGTTTGGCCCCCTACAGCTCAAGGTAGATGTACAAACGGCAAAGCAACGTACCAAGGAAGCTTTGCAGCTAGTAGGTTTATGGGATCGTCATGCTGAGAATCCACATGATCTGGGGTTATCGGAGAAAAAACTAATAACCATCGCATCTGTGGTTGCTATGAATACAGACGTCATCATTTTAGATGAACCAACAATTGCACAGGATGATGCTGGAAAACGTCGGATTGCAGAGATTATCAAGCAGTTGAAGCAGGAAGGTAAACTAGTGCTGGCTATTTTACATGATATGGATTTTGTCGCTGCTCATTTTGAGCGAACAATTGTCTTGAACCAAGGGCAGGTACTAATAGACGCAGACACTCGCCATGTCTTTTCCCACCAGGAGCTTTTACAACGCGCAGGTTTGGACACGCCATATGTGACGCAGCTTGGCAAGGAGTGGGGGGAAGTCGAAACCATATTGACAGCGGAAGAACTGATTGAAAGATGGTCAAAAAAGGGCTAG
- a CDS encoding DUF2621 family protein has protein sequence MFSWFIIGWTIVLVGLFAIGGYFMFRKFLKSMPKQDGKSDLDWQDHFIDQTRHMWDDDSLELLNELVHPVPELFRPVARRTIAAKIGQLALDEKAEHMTTELIIRGYIIATPKRDHKFLIAHLKEKEIDFTPFQKYLQA, from the coding sequence ATGTTTTCCTGGTTTATTATCGGTTGGACCATTGTGCTGGTTGGACTGTTTGCCATTGGTGGCTATTTTATGTTCCGAAAATTTCTAAAATCAATGCCCAAACAAGATGGTAAATCTGACTTAGATTGGCAAGATCACTTTATTGATCAGACAAGGCATATGTGGGACGATGACAGCTTAGAGTTATTAAACGAATTAGTACACCCTGTTCCCGAATTATTCCGTCCAGTCGCAAGACGTACGATTGCTGCTAAAATTGGACAGTTGGCACTGGATGAAAAAGCTGAGCATATGACGACAGAGCTGATCATTCGTGGCTACATCATTGCCACGCCAAAACGTGATCATAAATTTTTGATTGCTCATTTAAAAGAAAAAGAGATTGACTTTACACCTTTTCAAAAATATTTACAAGCCTGA
- a CDS encoding YdcF family protein, which yields MIKHKNKLILSLALALTVSPLTSAFAEGEKTPVVKNETTAQRIQHLVDSTIDLFRNSSQKDKFELMEKNLKEASSLDPFNMELKFYLASTLVFQKKVEEAVGIYKQIVNFQPNHFDANLLYGVYSKVNGDEATYNKSMATLQKIDPQRAVAFQAKLQAADAYLKTELNTTVPQNLPQKNHAIIILGFALENDGSMKQPLIERLQAGLAIAKKYPNSKIIVTGGSAKNGITEAEAMSKWLLEKGVDKNRIVLEKSASDTVENALCTTAILETMEITDATLVTNATHMRRALSGFQASSDHYARLMGKENKRIFTNMVYMDYASADKAKQVTKDEKLGIYRDLLRTSGIWAFPGYQR from the coding sequence ATGATAAAACACAAAAACAAACTGATCCTGTCATTAGCGCTGGCACTCACCGTCTCTCCTTTGACTAGCGCATTTGCTGAAGGAGAAAAAACTCCTGTTGTAAAAAATGAAACAACAGCACAACGGATACAGCATTTGGTTGATTCAACGATTGACCTATTTCGTAATAGCTCTCAAAAAGATAAATTTGAGCTAATGGAAAAAAATCTGAAGGAAGCAAGCTCCTTAGACCCATTTAATATGGAGTTAAAGTTCTATTTGGCCTCAACCTTGGTTTTTCAGAAGAAAGTAGAAGAGGCTGTGGGCATCTACAAACAAATCGTTAACTTCCAGCCTAATCATTTCGATGCAAATCTATTGTATGGCGTTTATTCAAAGGTAAATGGTGATGAGGCTACATATAACAAATCCATGGCTACCTTACAAAAGATTGATCCACAGCGAGCAGTTGCTTTTCAAGCGAAGCTACAGGCAGCAGATGCTTATTTAAAGACTGAACTGAATACCACAGTGCCTCAAAACCTACCTCAAAAAAATCATGCCATTATCATTTTAGGCTTTGCACTTGAAAATGATGGTTCTATGAAACAGCCATTAATTGAACGTTTACAAGCTGGATTAGCTATTGCAAAAAAATATCCTAATTCAAAAATTATCGTTACAGGTGGCTCGGCTAAAAATGGCATTACTGAAGCGGAAGCGATGAGCAAATGGTTGTTGGAAAAAGGTGTAGATAAGAATCGTATTGTTCTAGAAAAAAGTGCATCTGATACAGTAGAAAACGCATTATGCACAACGGCTATTTTAGAAACCATGGAGATTACTGATGCAACCTTAGTAACAAATGCAACTCATATGCGTCGAGCTCTATCTGGCTTCCAAGCATCTAGTGACCACTATGCTCGCCTTATGGGAAAAGAAAATAAACGTATCTTTACGAATATGGTATATATGGATTACGCTTCTGCCGATAAAGCAAAGCAAGTAACAAAGGATGAAAAGCTAGGGATTTACCGTGATTTATTACGTACCTCTGGAATCTGGGCATTCCCAGGCTATCAGCGCTAA
- a CDS encoding FtsW/RodA/SpoVE family cell cycle protein, whose amino-acid sequence MLSIFIYAAIFLFIGSSRNFIGFINPYVDPLDSGWIYIQISNLLHSAGLWGQGFLSAFKIITYMDDRLIFVYLIYSFGWVLGIIFLALIAFFAIRITRMIKRVNDSYGKRIITSFLAIFSLTFLGNILMSVGYLPIDLYDSIPLPFINDSGVHLIYKFIAIGIIISVYRHKDMIGTQAQVK is encoded by the coding sequence ATTCTCAGTATTTTCATATACGCAGCAATCTTCCTTTTTATAGGTTCTAGTAGGAACTTTATTGGATTTATAAATCCATACGTTGATCCACTAGACTCTGGATGGATATATATTCAAATTTCAAACCTACTACATTCTGCAGGCTTATGGGGGCAAGGCTTTCTTTCAGCATTTAAAATAATCACATATATGGACGATCGTTTGATATTTGTATACCTAATCTATAGCTTTGGATGGGTTCTAGGAATAATCTTCCTTGCCTTAATAGCCTTTTTTGCTATACGCATTACGAGAATGATCAAAAGAGTAAATGATTCCTATGGAAAACGGATAATAACTAGTTTTCTCGCGATATTTTCACTTACATTCTTAGGAAATATTTTAATGTCCGTAGGGTATTTACCAATTGACCTTTACGATTCGATTCCGCTACCATTTATTAACGACAGTGGTGTTCATCTTATATACAAATTCATTGCTATCGGCATCATAATAAGTGTATATAGACACAAAGATATGATAGGTACACAAGCTCAGGTAAAGTAG
- a CDS encoding energy-coupling factor ABC transporter ATP-binding protein, which translates to MSHIEINQLKYRYPMSEQLALDGVSMTVQRGEFLGVIGQNRAGKSTFCQALTGLVPHFYKGAYGGSVLIDGTDVGKEGIDETIRKVGIVFQNPFTQVTGAKLTVYEEIAFGLEHLGVPRQQMIERIDHVLHLLDIEECKDRAPFDLSGGQMQRMAIASVIAMRPQVIVLDEPTSQLDPQGSEEVFRAIQSLSKEGMTVILAEHKMEKLAVYADRIALFHQGKLIDVDTPSRLFSRDDLAQYDIQPPVYTRVCRELGLRLPGANTYPVTLKEAQRSYEAHQQQNRSQSNEGDQHD; encoded by the coding sequence ATGAGTCACATTGAGATTAATCAGCTAAAATATCGGTACCCAATGAGCGAACAATTGGCGTTAGATGGTGTAAGCATGACAGTACAACGTGGTGAGTTCCTCGGTGTGATTGGACAAAATCGAGCTGGTAAATCAACATTTTGCCAAGCATTAACTGGACTAGTGCCCCACTTTTATAAAGGGGCTTATGGTGGTAGTGTGTTGATTGATGGTACAGATGTGGGCAAAGAGGGAATTGACGAAACCATACGCAAGGTGGGCATTGTCTTCCAGAATCCTTTTACACAGGTAACAGGTGCTAAGCTAACGGTGTATGAAGAGATTGCGTTTGGACTAGAGCACTTGGGTGTACCTCGGCAACAAATGATCGAGAGAATTGATCACGTCCTGCATTTGTTAGATATCGAAGAATGCAAAGACCGTGCCCCTTTTGACTTGTCAGGTGGTCAGATGCAACGGATGGCAATTGCTAGCGTCATTGCTATGCGGCCTCAGGTGATTGTGTTAGATGAGCCTACATCTCAGCTTGATCCTCAAGGTTCCGAAGAGGTATTTCGCGCTATTCAAAGTTTGAGTAAAGAAGGCATGACCGTCATATTGGCTGAACACAAAATGGAAAAGCTGGCCGTATACGCTGACCGTATTGCCTTGTTTCACCAGGGGAAATTGATTGATGTGGATACACCGTCTCGCCTGTTCTCACGAGATGACTTGGCACAGTATGATATTCAACCACCCGTCTATACCCGAGTATGTCGGGAATTAGGTCTGAGATTACCTGGTGCAAATACATATCCTGTTACGTTAAAAGAAGCACAGCGCTCTTATGAGGCACATCAGCAACAAAATAGATCGCAGTCTAATGAGGGTGACCAGCATGATTAA
- a CDS encoding MarR family transcriptional regulator, whose protein sequence is MTTQQIVGKLQKLLHQHEENSKTRQSGLLNSIRDIDRPTEELTLSELHVIACIGKHGQVNVTAISQEMDMTRGAISKISTKLLKRGYLVKKQKADNQKEVHFQLTSMGAEIFRLHEELHEQAERRIERFLQKYSSSELAFIDRLLTDAIAEHKSKQTE, encoded by the coding sequence ATGACTACACAACAAATTGTAGGGAAGTTGCAAAAGCTACTGCACCAACATGAAGAAAATAGTAAAACGCGACAGTCAGGCCTACTGAACTCCATTCGAGATATAGACAGACCGACAGAGGAGCTGACTTTATCAGAACTGCATGTTATCGCTTGTATAGGAAAACATGGACAGGTTAATGTGACGGCCATTTCACAAGAGATGGATATGACTCGTGGAGCTATTTCTAAGATTAGTACGAAGCTTTTGAAAAGAGGTTATCTAGTAAAAAAACAAAAAGCTGATAATCAAAAGGAGGTTCATTTTCAATTAACATCTATGGGAGCTGAAATTTTCCGTTTACATGAAGAGCTACATGAACAGGCAGAGAGGAGAATAGAGAGGTTTTTACAAAAATACTCTAGCTCTGAGCTAGCTTTTATCGATCGTCTGCTGACCGATGCCATTGCAGAACATAAGAGCAAGCAGACAGAATAG
- a CDS encoding HAD family hydrolase, producing MIKALVFDFDGTILDTEWTLYQSFKEIYDSYGVILPIDLWSQGVGSELVFDPFAHLEEMIKAPVDRVATEDRWLNRHRELLQTTDLRPGVREYLEAARSLGLKIGLASSSPRSWVDPHLKKYGIRDYFSCVLTKDDVLQVKPDPELYIKTLTCFGVRPYEAVAVEDSVTGATAAKAAGMYCIITPHELSRKHTFAEYDVRMESLAERQLEQVLEDFK from the coding sequence ATGATAAAAGCACTCGTGTTTGATTTTGACGGAACTATCTTGGATACAGAATGGACATTATATCAATCATTTAAGGAAATCTATGATTCTTATGGTGTAATACTTCCTATTGATCTATGGTCACAGGGGGTGGGGAGTGAACTTGTATTTGATCCTTTTGCTCATTTAGAAGAGATGATCAAGGCGCCTGTTGACCGAGTTGCAACAGAAGATAGATGGTTGAATCGCCACAGAGAATTGTTGCAGACAACAGATTTACGTCCAGGTGTGAGGGAATATTTAGAAGCAGCGCGTTCTCTAGGGTTAAAAATTGGTCTTGCATCTAGCTCCCCTCGCTCCTGGGTAGACCCTCATCTAAAAAAATATGGCATACGTGATTATTTTTCTTGTGTCTTAACCAAGGATGATGTGCTACAAGTCAAACCTGACCCAGAGCTTTACATAAAAACGCTTACTTGCTTTGGGGTAAGACCGTATGAAGCGGTTGCCGTGGAGGATTCAGTCACAGGGGCGACAGCTGCCAAAGCGGCTGGTATGTACTGTATTATTACACCGCATGAGCTATCTCGTAAGCATACTTTTGCAGAGTATGATGTACGGATGGAATCTCTTGCAGAGAGACAGTTGGAGCAGGTGTTAGAAGATTTTAAATAA
- a CDS encoding nitroreductase family protein: MTEATQTLATLITSRRTVRQTQNTPIPLETINKILEQAAYAPFHSEVEPWAVKIASTEQEKKYFFQCVFKSYERIGLFESYTDEKIEKVRESYREYFEGTPISILIATDVFDHEKKDFESVGATCAFIQNIQLLCWEQNIGAVWRTNPYIFDSEFIKEIGFRSNQKIVGSLHLGYPQQIPKAKERRSLDQWVSSIQEGVK, encoded by the coding sequence ATGACAGAAGCAACGCAGACGTTGGCAACACTGATTACATCGAGAAGAACGGTACGACAAACGCAAAACACTCCTATTCCACTGGAGACGATTAATAAAATTTTAGAACAAGCAGCATACGCTCCGTTTCATAGCGAAGTAGAGCCTTGGGCAGTCAAAATTGCTTCGACTGAGCAAGAAAAAAAGTATTTTTTTCAATGTGTCTTTAAGAGTTACGAGCGTATTGGTCTTTTTGAATCTTATACGGATGAAAAAATAGAAAAGGTAAGAGAGTCCTATCGGGAATACTTTGAAGGTACACCAATTTCGATTCTGATAGCAACAGATGTGTTCGACCATGAAAAAAAGGATTTTGAATCAGTTGGGGCTACTTGTGCATTTATCCAAAACATTCAACTGCTATGCTGGGAACAGAATATTGGGGCTGTGTGGCGGACCAATCCTTATATTTTTGATTCAGAATTTATAAAGGAAATAGGTTTTCGTTCCAACCAAAAAATTGTAGGCTCGCTTCATTTAGGCTATCCACAACAAATACCTAAAGCCAAGGAACGCCGGTCGTTAGATCAATGGGTATCGAGTATTCAAGAGGGTGTCAAATAA
- a CDS encoding sulfurtransferase produces MSQDKLQDPMVQVDWLYEHLNDPSLVILDCRFILGQPDAGRAEYDAGHIPGATYISLESDLSGQKTEQGHGGRHPLPNISVMEELFSQIGIDQHTTVVAYDGDDMAMAARLWWMLRYVGHERVYVLDGGYAAWNRANYPTSTEILQRKSRSFTANVQSDMLLTKNAIEQREATIPLLDSRAPERYRGDVEPLDYKAGHIPGAECFFYKNTLQADGTLKTKEQLQNHFGELLQQKQIMVYCGSGVTACVNLLALMRAGRADAKLYGGSWSDWSSYKDSPVATGDE; encoded by the coding sequence ATGTCACAGGATAAGCTACAAGACCCCATGGTACAGGTTGATTGGCTTTATGAGCATCTTAACGATCCTTCACTAGTGATACTAGACTGCCGTTTTATTCTCGGACAACCAGATGCAGGTCGTGCAGAATACGATGCAGGTCATATTCCGGGCGCCACCTACATCAGCTTGGAGTCAGACCTATCCGGTCAAAAAACAGAGCAAGGGCACGGTGGACGCCATCCATTACCGAACATTTCCGTCATGGAAGAATTATTTTCCCAAATCGGTATCGACCAGCATACAACCGTTGTTGCCTATGATGGGGATGATATGGCAATGGCAGCTCGCTTGTGGTGGATGTTACGCTACGTTGGACATGAGCGTGTGTATGTCCTGGATGGTGGTTATGCCGCATGGAACAGAGCAAATTATCCGACTAGCACAGAAATCCTCCAGCGGAAATCGCGTTCCTTCACAGCTAATGTTCAATCAGATATGCTTCTGACCAAGAATGCGATTGAACAACGAGAGGCTACTATACCTCTTCTCGATTCTCGTGCACCGGAGCGTTATCGTGGTGATGTGGAACCATTGGACTATAAGGCAGGACACATTCCTGGAGCTGAATGCTTCTTTTACAAAAACACCCTACAAGCAGATGGTACATTAAAAACGAAAGAGCAGTTGCAAAACCATTTCGGTGAGTTATTACAGCAAAAGCAAATCATGGTTTACTGTGGATCGGGTGTAACAGCATGCGTCAACCTCCTAGCACTTATGAGAGCAGGTCGAGCCGATGCAAAGTTATACGGAGGTAGCTGGAGCGATTGGTCATCCTATAAGGATAGTCCTGTGGCGACAGGAGATGAGTAA
- the fabG gene encoding 3-oxoacyl-ACP reductase FabG, whose product MLTPLKDKTVVVTGASKGIGKGIARTFAAQGAKVAVVARSLTKAEETAVEIRKNGGIAHAFQGNVADLESMKCVASETAGTFGGIDVLCANAGIFPNVPIEEMTGEHWDQVMNTNARGTLFSLQACLPFLKKAEYGRIIVTSSITGPATGYAGWSHYGASKAAQLGFMRSAALELARYSITINAVMPGNIMTEGLDGLGDHYLQAMTASIPLKRLGSVEDIAYAALFLASKEAGYITGQTIIVDGGQIIPESLEAMGQT is encoded by the coding sequence ATGCTGACGCCACTGAAGGATAAGACGGTCGTAGTGACCGGAGCCAGCAAAGGAATCGGCAAAGGAATTGCGAGAACCTTCGCCGCACAGGGGGCGAAAGTCGCGGTCGTCGCACGCAGCCTGACGAAAGCGGAGGAAACCGCGGTGGAAATCCGGAAGAACGGAGGCATTGCTCATGCCTTCCAGGGCAATGTCGCCGATTTGGAGTCGATGAAGTGCGTTGCGAGCGAGACGGCCGGTACTTTCGGGGGGATCGACGTGCTGTGCGCCAATGCCGGTATTTTTCCGAATGTGCCGATCGAGGAGATGACCGGCGAGCATTGGGATCAGGTGATGAACACGAATGCTCGCGGGACTCTGTTTTCCCTTCAAGCCTGCCTGCCCTTTCTGAAGAAGGCGGAATACGGCCGGATCATTGTTACCTCTTCGATTACGGGGCCGGCCACCGGCTATGCCGGATGGTCGCACTACGGCGCAAGCAAAGCCGCTCAGCTTGGATTCATGCGCAGTGCGGCGCTCGAGCTCGCGCGTTACAGCATTACCATTAACGCCGTCATGCCCGGCAACATAATGACGGAAGGCTTGGATGGCCTTGGAGATCATTATCTGCAGGCGATGACGGCGTCCATCCCGCTCAAGCGGCTCGGAAGCGTCGAAGATATCGCTTACGCCGCTCTTTTTTTGGCTTCGAAGGAGGCAGGTTATATTACGGGCCAAACCATCATCGTTGATGGCGGTCAGATTATTCCAGAGAGTCTGGAAGCGATGGGGCAAACCTGA